A stretch of Halichondria panicea chromosome 1, odHalPani1.1, whole genome shotgun sequence DNA encodes these proteins:
- the LOC135352128 gene encoding uncharacterized protein LOC135352128: MFQAAVTNTSNGTLTSTLTTITEVSMLNGSVVTCSSGGTMESRSITVAEPPLSPSTPILASQHNVVSSSIITLDWDSPSSTGGVSVTQLCPHYLPKPFSGSPVTVETTSAQITVSYNTLYNVTIRAVNCVGMSDASMLVTIPSIVACPSSLSAASGVVNNYIQIPQPPVTCPVHGAPSMGSVNTSATLTSTPPVACPDDTVTFTCSLPSDVDGTIRWTVTPPPGLNTVSVNGVVNNIGRTLTLGTDEMFMFRAAYSGLDGGMVTSTLTTLSMVTVLDGAMVQCEDLGGAGGGLIPIRVADIPSPPLNPALFFNQNQPSSSIITLDWDSPSSTSGVSISYVLTISPTPLSGSPVTVETTSTEITVSYNTPYNVTIRAVNCAGMSNASILAILSIVTCSSSPSTASGVVNVQIPSVPTVGSKLNFGCSGENQMRTPTCGSDGRWNPDTEDFMCPTVEPPVTCPVPGVPSMGSVSTVGQSYTEGSQITYQCNEGLFPMGVLTSTCTRNGQNGVWEPNPSTVVCRTVPVNCTLPTEPSNGAIVDYKRLNETVLEGTVLTYQCDNGLSLTGPNNVICTNAGVWSTEPKAIMCVSPTEGPTATSLSIGAVAAISVIITFFVAAILGFLTGLLVMHLSSRKKAVYSLATEGQANVGPTPPAGPVYEEVSPKEEIELNTNQTYGPVGL; the protein is encoded by the exons ATGTTTCAAGCTGCTGTAACGAATACAAGTAATGGTACTCTTACCTCCACTCTCACTACCATCACTGAGGTGTCCATGCTGAATGGCAGTGTTGTCACATGTTCCAGCGGTGGAACAATGGAGTCACGATCAATCACAGTGGCCG AGCCTCCATTGTCTCCATCAACTCCAATATTGGCTTCACAACATAATGTAGTCAGTTCCTCTATTATCACTCTGGACTGGGACTCCCCCTCttctactggtggtgtgtctgtcactCAACTATGTCCTCATTATCTCCCCAAACCTTTCTCCGGGTCACCAGTCACCGTGGAGACCACCTCAGCACAGATAACTGTCTCCTACAACACACTCTACAATGTGACCATCAGAGCTGTTAATTGTGTTGGAATGAGTGATGCCTCAATGTTGGTTACTATACCGTCCATAG TTGCCTGTCCCTCTTCCCTCTCTGCTGCTAGTGGGGTGGTAAACAATTACATCCAGATACCCC AACCCCCAGTGACCTGTCCAGTTCACGGAGCTCCCTCTATGGGTAGTGTGAACACTAGTG CCACACTGACATCCACCCCCCCTGTGGCTTGTCCTGATGACACTGTCACCTTCACCTGCTCTCTGCCTAGTGATGTTGATGGGACCATTCGCTGGACAGTAACTCCACCGCCAGGGTTGAATACAGTCAGTGTAAATGGAGTAGTGAATAACATTGGTAGAACATTAACGCTTGGTACTGATGAGATGTTCATGTTCCGAGCTGCTTACTCTGGACTGGATGGAGGCATGGTCACATCCACTCTCACCACCCTCTCTATGGTGACAGTGCTGGATGGAGCTATGGTACAGTGTGAAGACTTGGGAGGAGCAGGAGGAGGTCTAATACCCATCCGTGTGGCTG ATATACCCTCTCCTCCACTGAACCCAGCACTGTTCTTCAATCAAAACCAACCCAGTTCTTCCATTATCACTCTGGACTGGGACTCCCCCTCCTCTACTAGTGGTGTGTCTATCAGCTATGTCCTCACCATCTCCCCAACACCCCTCTCCGGGTCACCAGTCACCGTGGAGACCACCTCGACAGAGATCACTGTCTCCTACAACACACCCTACAATGTGACCAtcagagctgtcaactgtgctGGAATGAGCAATGCCTCAATATTGGCGATACTCTCAATAG TTACCTGTTCCTCTTCCCCCTCTACTGCCAGTGGAGTCGTGAATGTTCAAATACCCAGTGTGCCTACTGTCGGCTCAAAATTAAACTTTGGTTGCTCTGGAGAAAATCAGATGAGAACCCCTACCTGTGGTAGTGATGGACGATGGAATCCTGACACTGAGGATTTCATGTGTCCAACAGTGG AACCTCCAGTGACATGTCCAGTTCCCGGGGTCCCCTCCATGGGTAGTGTGAGTACTGTTGGTCAATCTTACACAGAGGGGTCACAGATCACATATCAGTGCAACGAGGGACTGTTCCCCATGGGTGTCCTGACTTCCACTTGCACAAGAAACGGACAAAATGGAGTGTGGGAGCCTAACCCCAGTACGGTGGTGTGCAGGACAGTTCCAG TCAACTGTACTCTTCCTACCGAGCCATCCAACGGTGCTATAGTGGACTATAAGAGGTTGAAcgagacagtgttggagggaacagtgctgacttaccagtgtgacaatggactctcactgACAGGACCTAACAACGTCATTTGCACCaatgctggagtctggagcactgagcctaaggcaatcatgtgtgtgtcaccaactgaag GTCCTACTGCCACCTCCCTATCCATTGGTGCAGTTGCTGCTATCAGCGTAATTATTACTTTCTTTGTGGCTGCCATTCttggattcctcactggactcctagtgatgcaTCTTTCctctcgtaagaaggcagtaTACTCTCTAGCAActgaaggacaagctaacgtaGGACCCACACCACCAGCTGGTCCGGTTTATGAAGAGGTGTCACctaaagaggagattgaactgaacactaaccagacgtatggaccagtaggacTGTGA
- the LOC135349149 gene encoding uncharacterized protein LOC135349149 gives MFHKAQYSVSVDRPCPMETVTFTCTANGDILIWDLPGNRITVLTTSDPLVMQSGYTVTLIAFDNDTLTSTLSRTAENGITVSCSEIVSTLTTIGSSTIRLVDPPGPPSAVRHFILSSSVNEVSVSVQWNPPTETGGRDDPTYTVTISPPAQLFATVLTSTSVTVTAQYNVDYTVSVVATNCAGNSTTADYNFRIGGCPALTNLTNGAFGPVFSRLPGSTVTIQCDAGYVSVVAMVTCEGTLMWSPDPEAIECTSLITPTPTTPPPINCTAPLSPPLEPPTAAPCNCNCASLSDGSRFDAAVSISVVVTAIVFMIIGLFVGLLIMYLFMHKKNVYSPSPKERANVGPTVPAGPVYEEVSPKEEIELNTNQAYGPVGL, from the exons ATGTTTCATAAAGcccaatattcagtgagtgtggatagaccatgtccaatggaaacagtcacttttACCTGCACTGCTAATGGAGATATCTTGATATGGGACCTGCCTGGAAATCGTATCACTGTTCTCACCACCTCTGATCCACTAGTAATGCAGTCAGGCTACACTGTGACACTGATTGCATTTGATAACGATACATTAACTTCTACTCTATCAAgaacagcagagaatgggatcactgtgtccTGTTCCGAGATTGTGTCTACTCTAACCACTATAGGATCTTCAACAATCCGTTTGGTTG atccACCAGGACCACCTTCTGCTGTAAGACATTTTATTTTGAGCAGCTCAGTCAATGAAGTCAGTGTatctgtacagtggaaccctcctactgagactggtggtagagatgacccCACTTACACAGTGACCATCTCACCTCCGGCCCAGCTCTTTGCaactgtcctcacatccacctctgtcactgtgactgctcaatacaatgtggactacactgtcagtgttgtggctaccaactgtgctgggaacagtacaactGCTGACTACAACTTTAGGATCG GTGGCTGTCCTGCATTGACCAACCTCACGAATGGAGCATTTGGACCAGTCTTCAGCAGATTGCCTGGATCAACAgtaaccatccagtgtgatGCTGGGTATGTGTCTGTTGTTGCGatggtgacatgtgagggtacactgatgtggagtccagaccctgaggctattgagtgtacatCACTAATCACACCTACTCCCACAACTC CCCCTCCAATAAACTGCACGGCTCCACTATCCCCACCACTTGAACCACCTACAGCTGCTCcttgtaattgtaattgtgCCAGCCTATCTGATGGGAGTCGATTTGATGCAGCTGTCTCCATCAGTGTGGTTGTCACAGCAATTGTATTCATGATAATAGGATTATTTGTGGGACTCTTGATAATGTATTTGTTCATGCATAAGAAGAATGTGTACTCCCCGTCACCTAAAGAGCGAGCTAACGTAGGACCCACTgtaccagctggtcctgtttatgaggaggtgtcacccaaagaggagattgaactaaatactaaccaggcgtatggaccagtaggacTGTGA
- the LOC135352212 gene encoding uncharacterized protein LOC135352212, translated as MVNLLVIKHLLLAVMIGSQIGVGRRDTFGSGVIMFEAVLVSNDGGTLTSTLINLSEVSVLEGTNITCNSTSPLNPRISSTQNQLSSSLVILDWDSPSSTGGVSVSYILVISPTPLSKSPVTVETTLAQFNISYNIPYNVTIRAVNCVGSSRDNMVMIPSIVTCPSNPSPANRVTIVGAPPLPPVVGSILSFNCNGQTVTATYESVRRWSLDPTTYVCISELTGGSLVAPSRGSVDVSGGTPPFSLGSQVIYRCDEGLFPLDVRTSTCTDVEGSGEWVDNPESLVCRERPGEMYDYIAVVEPVHFVNVCMCI; from the exons ATGGTGAACTTGTTGGTGATCAAGCATCTTCTGTTAGCAGTGATGATTGGCTCTCAGATAGGAG TTGGTCGAAGGGACACATTTGGATCTGGAGTGATCATGTTTGAGGCTGTTCTTGTAAGCAATGATGGTGGAACTCTGACATCCACCCTAATCAACCTcagtgaagtgtctgtactggAAGGAACCAATATTACCT GTAATTCAACTTCTCCATTAAACCCAAGAATATCCTCCACTCAAAACCAGCTCAGCTCCTCTCTTGTTATTCTGGACTGGGACTCcccctcctctactggtggtgtgtctgtcagctatATCCTCGTCATTtccccaacacctctctccAAGTCACCAGTTACCGTGGAGACTACCTTGGCACAGTTCAATATCTCTTACAACATTCCCTACAACGTGACCATCAGAGCAGTTAACTGTGTTGGCAGTAGCCGTGACAACATGGTGATGATCCCTTCTATTG TTACCTGTCCCTCCAACCCATCACCTGCGAATAGAGTGACCATCGTTGGTGCTCCACCACTGCCTCCAGTAGTAGGATCAATCCTGAGCTTCAATTGCAATGGACAGACAGTAACAGCAACCTATGAGAGTGTTAGACGATGGTCACTTGATCCCACCACTTACGTCTGTATCTCAG AGCTCACAGGTGGCTCTCTTGTTGCACCGTCTAGAGGCAGTGTGGACGTCAGTGGTGGgacaccacccttctcactgGGTTCACAGGTCATCTATCGCTGTGATGAGGGACTGTTCCCCCTTGATGTGAGGaccagtacatgcactgatgtggagGGTAGTGGAGAGTGGGTGGATAATCCTGAGAGTTTGGTGTGCAGGGAGAGGCCAGGTGAAATGTATGATTATATAGCTGTTGTTGAGCCTGTGCATTTTGtgaatgtatgcatgtgcatttag
- the LOC135349443 gene encoding uncharacterized protein LOC135349443 produces the protein MPMPMGSVIWSVLLLGGCLIVNVSGQTTIRSSLQSTNRMYVCPGEIVTYVCSGTGNTIRLTAPPYVPLANPLSYARGDTLGSGQLGIGGGPIVSNLISTDSLLMVADLIVQNSSLPEFSVRCTVLSPSDEAVAQHKPSGPPLDVISPMIGYFSPPNEGTAGVRVTWTPNDGNYDPSHFTIQVFDSNTNTAIKSIAISAESNSFEAILAVPFSAPMDVYACVTVTSKCNQTTDGVMTDSIWINKSIKTAYMFWVLFSAATIVLTII, from the exons ATGCCAATGCCAATG GGATCAGTGATTTGGTCAGTTCTCCTTCTAGGAGGATGTCTGATTGTAAATGTGTCTGGTCAGACAACCATTAGGTCTTCTCTGCAATCAACAAACAGAATGTATGTTTGTCCAGGAGAGATTGTTACCTATGTGTGCAGTGGAACTGGAAACACAATTAGGCTAACAGCACCACCATATGTTCCTTTGGCCAATCCTTTGTCGTATGCGCGTGGAGACACTCTGGGATCAGGACAGCTAGGAATAGGAGGTGGCCCTATCGTATCAAATCTAATATCAACTGATTCACTTTTGATGGTAGCAGACTTGATAGTGCAAAATTCTTCATTGCCAGAGTTTTCTGTTCGTTGCACTGTTCTTTCACCTTCTGATGAAGCTGTAGCTCAGCACAAACCTTCAG GTCCTCCTTTAGATGTGATTTCTCCTATGATTGGATATTTTTCCCCACCAAACGAAGGTACGGCTGGTGTGCGAGTTACCTGGACACCTAATGATGGAAACTATGACCCTAGTCACTTCACGATCCAGGTGTTTGACAGTAACACTAACACTGCAATTAAATCCATCGCTATTTCTGCAGAAAGCAATAGTTTTGAAGCAATACTTGCTGTACCCTTTAGTGCTCCCATGGATGTCTACGCATGTGTAACAGTGACGTCCAAGTGTAACCAGACAACCGATGGAGTTATGACGGACTCCATTTGGATCAATAAAA GTATAAAGACAGCATACATGTTCTGGGTACTCTTTTCAGCTGCAACAATTGTCCTAACAATAATCTAG